CGAAGACGCCGCGCCCAAAGAAACCGAAAAATGGAAAATTCAATGATCCTAACCCATTACGAACTACACTTGACATATTTCGGCAACCTTGTTAGTATAGTTTGAACCCATACTTACCAAGGAGAAAAAAGATGAAGAAATTCATAATCGCAGAAATTTGTGTTGTGCTCGCGCTCATTGTCGGGTTTTGGCTCGGACGCTTCACAAGCGGCGATACGAGTTACGAAAACTATTACGACAACGCCGACAAAGCATGGACAGCCGCACAATCAATCGACAACCCACCGATAACACTCGATGAACCAGACAAAAGCCGTTTACGCAAAGTCAGAGCCGCATATCGCGAAGTCTTTGACAAATATCCCGATAGCTTGTGGGCAGACGACGCCATCTATCAACTCGCTTCACGCATTCCACGCACCGATGAAGAGGCGTTCGCACTTTTCCGCCGGCTTATCAATAATTACCCAGATAGCGAGTGGGCAGACGATTCGATGTACGCTATCGCTTTTGCCTCTTATCAGATCGCGGATCAGCTAAAAAAGACGGGTACGCTTGAATCTATAGATGCTTACTATGATCGTGCTCTCGCCCTTTATAATCAATTAACTGTGGTATACCCGGGCAGCGAACTGTCAGATCAGGCGGAGTTTAACAAAGCGATGTGTTACTATGGCAAGGGTGAATTGAACCTCGCGCTTGCTCAGTTTGACGCGCTCAGAGAGCCGTTCAGTGACAGTCCACTGCTCTATCAGATCCTATATGTTACTGGCGAAATTTACCTTAAGAAGCAGGAATATGAAGAGGCGCGCGTGGAATTTACAAACGTCGTCGATGCTGGAGACCCGGATCTCGCACCGCTTGCGAGTTTCGGTATCCCTCAAACTTACCTTGCGGAAGGGAAATATCAGGAGGCGATTGACGGTTACCAGACGGTCATAGATCTCTATCCAGACGCCAAGGTGGGTCAGGATGCGTACTTCTATATGGGATGGGCGTATGAACGGCTCGGCAAATACGACGAAGCCATTGCCCGACTTGAGGAAGCCATTGACCTGTATCCGCGCAACGAAAACGCCGCCAACTCACAGATTTATATCGGGCAAATTGCCTACGCTAACAACGATATGGCGAGTGCTATTGACGCCTATCAGAAGGTCGCGGATAACAGCGGTTATGACTACGACACCCGACGGGCAGCACAATATTCGGTGGGCAAAATTCATGAAGACGGTGGCGACACGGATTTAGCGGCAGACGCGTACCAGAAGTTAATCACAGGGTTTCCTGAACCCCATAAAGAGGCGACCCATCCATCGAATAACATCAATGAGAATTACATCCAAAATTTAAGGAGTACAGGACTCTAACGCCCGTCCGAGGTCGGCGATAATATCTTCGGCATCTTCCAGCCCAACGGAAATCCTAACTAAGCCATCCTTAATTCCGGTCCGCCGACGGATCTCTGCGGGGACGTGTGAATGTGTCGTTGACGCAGGATGGCAGATGAGGGTGCGCACGTCTCCCAAACTGACTGCCAGCGAACAGAGTTGGAGGTGATCGACGAGGTGTTCACCCGCGGGGCGTCCACCTTTCAAATCCAACGTTATCATGCCACCAAACGCATCCATCTGGCGTTTTGCGAGTTCATGTTGCGGGTGACTCGGCAAACTGGGGTGACGGACCCATGCCACTGTCGGATGCGTCTCAAGAAACGCTGCGACGCGTGCGGCATTTTCACTGTGCCGTGTAAACCGCAGGGGTAGCGTAGTGAGACCGTGAAGTGTTAACCATGCGTTGAACGGACTGATAACTGCCCCAAAGTTTCGGAGTGCCCCTTCCTTAGCGCGCACAATGAATTCTTTTTTTCCAATAATCGCACCCGCGATAACTGCGCCAGAACCACTCATGTACTTCGTCATGCTGTGAACAACGACATCAATGCCAAAAGTAATCGGTTGCTGACCGCATGGCGTGGCAAAGGTATTGTCAATAATTGAGGTTAAGCCGTGTGCTTTTGCGATCTCGGTAACTGTCTGTAAGTCCACCAACTTTAGGAGTGGATTTGTTGGACTTTCCAGATAAAGGACTTTGGTATCCGCTCGGATAGCGCGTTCAATTTGCGTAGGGTCTGTGGCATCAACAAACGTCGTCTCAATCCCGAATCGTGGGAACTCTTCATTGAGGATTTGGAACGTAGCAGAATAGAGGTTCTCCATGGCGACGACATGTCCACCCTCTGCTAAAGCAGTCAGTAGTGCTGTGCTGACTGCCCCCATCCCCGAGGCAGTCGCGAGTGCGGCTTCACCGGCTTCAAGGACAGCGAGTTTCTGCTCTAACACGTCTTGCGTCGGATTCCCCCAGCGTGTATAGACATAACCACTTTCCTCATCCCGGAACGCTTCGGCGCATTCAGCGGCTGTTGCGAAACGGAACGTACTGTTCTGATAGATAGGTGGTAACAAAGGCATCCCTGTTTTTTCGGTAGCGGATGTCCGTGCTTCGCCTGCATGGATGGCTTGGGTGGCTTTCCCTAAACTTTTTTGAGATGTCATATTTTAATTGTACCTTGCGGAGGAATGACGTGAATTTGAACCTTTCACGCATCTTCCATAAATCCGCCCTCCAAATGTAAAGCAAAGACAAAGTATGCCATTTAGGCATAATTTCATTATGGGCTACAAGTTGCGTATCATACTAAGAACCCGCGCGTTTTAATAACTCACCCCAATTGCTCAATGGGATGACCTTCAAGTACCAGCAACTGACGTTTGCGTTCCAGACCGCCACCGTAACCGCCTAAAGCACCATTGCTTCTAACGACACGATGGCACGGGTTGAGAATAACCGCAGCGTTTGCCCCAACGGCACTGCCGACAGCCCGAACCGCCTTTGGTCTCCCTACCTGTTCTGCTACCCATTTGTAACTGCGTACCTCTCCATAAGGAATCTGACGAATAGTCTTCCACACTCCGTTCTGAAAGTCTGTTCCCCAGTCTACTCGGATCGGAATTACGGAGGCATCAAACGGCTCACCAGCGAAATATCGGTCGAGCAGTCCCTGTGCATAAGTTAGCACAGGATATTGTCTTTGGATGGGAGATGGTTCACCGAAAGGAAAATTATCGGTAAAGAAAACATGCGAAACACTCTCCTGATCTGCTGCGACTATGCCGATACACCCCATTGGAGATGCGTAGGCGATCGTCCGAGAGGCAAAATAATTTCGCGCATTTTCGTAAGATTGCGCATCAAAAGGTATCTCCTTGGAAATTTCATCACGAAACACTTTGAATGGATTGATTCTCATTTTTTGTTTGACTTCCAATCTATTATACAGTATGCTATACCGCAAACTATGGCTATATTTGAAACACCCGATCAACTCTATAGTTACATCAGTGAACTGTTTGAAGAAATCGCCACGCTACCGGAAGCGAAAGAGGCACTGAAGTCGCTGACACTGAACGTTCAATTTAACTACAGCGCGCCCGATTGTAAGATGACCCTAACGGTGGCAAATGGCGAATACACTATTGCCCGTGGCACCCGTGACGGCATTCTCACAGACGTTGAACTCACTATGACAGGTGACGTCGCCTACAAATTTTGGACAGGCGAACTCAACGTTATGGGAGCGATAACGACACGCGAGATCGGTGTCATCGGTTCCCTCGGTAAGGTGATGCGGCTCGCACCGCTCATCAAGACAGCAGTCCGTTACAACCGCGAGCGAGAAACAGGCTTCGATTCCTAAGATCCAAGGAGGCATCAATGTCAGACAATCTATTAGAAGTGGTCAAACCTCACGTTACCCAGCTACGGGAAGAGGGCTGGTGCGTCTTAGAGAATGCTATACCCGCCGACGTGGTCGATGAAGTTCGCGAAGAGGTCGAAACCTCTGAATCAGACTATAACGAATTCAGAAAAGAGCACGGGGTATGGGGACGCAACGTCATCAGTTTCATGCCAAAGTTCGCCGCGCACCTCGCGAACGAACGAGTCCTTACGACGATCCAGCAACTCCTCGGACCACAAGTGCGTATTTCGCAGACGGAGTATAAGATTCGCCCGCCACATTACGAATTGGTGCGTGCATACCACTCCGATTTTCCATACGATCTGAACCAGAAGTGGCACATTCCACAACCCTTTCCGACTGCTGTTATCGGTATCACCACTCTCTGGATGCTTTCCGAGTTTACAACCGAAAACGGAGGGACCTGGATCGTCCCGAAGACGCATGTGGACCTCCGGAACCCCAGAGGCAAAGAAGACAACATTGGTGACCGGAATCCGATTGATGGGGAAATGCAAGCCGTTGGCAGTGCGGGCAGTGTCCTCATCATGGACAGCCGGATTTGGCACTCCAACGCGGAAAATCCGAGTGCCGGTAAACGGACTGCGGTCGTCGTCAGATACGCGCCGTGGTGGCTGAATTTAGAACTTTTTGGGGCGAATACCGCCACAATTCCGGGCGAAACTTTCGACAAGTTACCCGACGATGTTAAATTGCTCTATGAGCACCGTGCAGAAAACCGGGAACCGACTGTCTGGATCTAAATTTTTATTTACTAAGCTTAAAGAATTAAGGAGAGCTCCTATGTCAACAACACTTGTACACATCGGTGTCCGTACGACCGATTTAGAAAAAAGCATTCGCTTCTGGCGCGATGCGCTCGGATTGCGGGTTTTCTCAACGATGAATGGATGTTATGACCTTACGGACGGCTATCACAACTTCCGCGTGTTTCAGCACAGCGGTCCCGATCGCCCGAAACACGTCGGCGGGATGTTAGACTACCTTCACATCGGCGTCCGTGTTCCCAACCTACGGGAAGCGGCACAGCGGTGTGAGGACCTCGGTTTCACAATCACCTGGGAAGGATTAGGTGGTGACAAACCTTATGACCCGAATTCGGACGAATTGCCCTCAGAAGCCTTCAAGATAGAAGATCCGGACAGCATCGTCGTTGATATTACTGAACAAGACGACCAGTGGCCCGGTGTAGACATCGATAGCAAGTCTTAAAAAACGATAATTCACGGCAATATCGATAGGCGCGGTTTCACGCCGCGCCATTCATATAATTACTCGTCACTGCCACCTAACAGTCCCAATCGGAACAGGTAATAAAGCAGTGTGAGAAGGCTCGTCACTGCCGCCGCGAGATATGTCAAAAATGCGGCGTTAAGCACCTTACTAGCGTGTCGATTCTCTTCGGGTGAGAGCATTCCGGCTTCATCCATTGCGACTTTGGCGCGTTTACTTGCGTCCCACTCAACCGGAAGCGTTATCAACGAAAAGACGACACCGACTGCAAAAAGCCCGACACCGAGCAGCAGGAAGGGTTGAATAAAGAAACCCACCATTATCAGAATATAAGAGGCCATCGAACTAAAGTTCGTCGCCGGGACGAGGGCGGTTCGGAGATTTAGCATTGCATAGCCGTGTGCATCCTGCATCGCATGCCCGGCTTCATGGCAGGCGACCCCTATCGCAGAAAGCGATTGACTTGAATAGACATCATCAGATAACCTGAGTGCCTTCTGACCGGGATCATAATGGTCGCTTAACCATCCACCTGAGCGTTCGATCCGTACGCCGCTCACACCGTGCCTTTTGAGCATCAGATCGGCGGCTTGCGCGCCCGTCAGTCCACTCCGTGATCCGACTTGTGAGTATTTCGAGAATGTCGATTTTGTGCGAAATGTCGCGTAGAGGGACAGTGCCAGTCCCGGTGCGAGGAACACAAAATAGAGTGGATCAAAGAAACCCAAAAACATGATAAATACCTCCGAGTTAATGTATTTTTGTTGCTATTCCCAAAATGTCTTGTAAGCAATATTAGGTTTTGAGGAGGAGTGGAAGCGCAGGAAGGGTGGAAGAAACGCCGTGTCCGCTATCTTCCAATCTTCTATATCTCCACCCTGCCACCCCATTTGCGGATTCAAAACGTGAAGGTTAATATTGAAACTTGCTTATCTGTTAGTTTAAGCAATTATACAGAATATCTTGACGAAATTCAAATCATTTTTAGGCGAGGAGCGATAGATGCTTAAAATAATTGATACCCACCAACACCTCTGGGATACCGCTAATTTGGAATACCCTTGGTTAGAAGGGTTCGACCTATTGGGAAAACGATACACTGCAGAAGATTACCGAGAGGCGATTGGGCACCTTAACGTCGTCAGATCGGTACACGTCGAAGGAGACCCCGCTGAGGTGGATGTTGTCAAGGAAGTCGAGTGGCTCACAGAAATATCCGAGACAGATGGAATGATAGGCGCGATAGCAGCGGCGGCACCGCTTGAAAAACCGAATGCCGAGGCTATCCTTGAGCAACTCACAGGATTCGGGCTTGTCGTGGGCGTGCGTCGGATGGCGTGGCATCATCCCGATCCACAGTTTTACGCCACGCCTGAACTCATCAACGGCGTGAAATTGCTGACGAAGTTTGATCTCTCTTTTGAACTCTGTGCGAATCAGGCGCAACTTCCGGCGGCAATCGAACTTGTCAAGGCGACACCGGACGTTCGGCATGCCCTTAACCACTGCGGGGGACCTGATATAAAAGGCGGGCAATTCGAACCGTGGGCAACGCACATAAACGCACTCGCCGCCTTTGAGAACGTTCACTGTAAGGTATCTGGAATTGTGACGACTGCAAGTGAGAACTGGACCCGTGAGGAACTGAAGCCGTATATCCAGCATCTGGTAGAGGCATTCGGCTATGAACGGCTGATGTTTGGGAGTGATTGGCCCGTGTGTACCTTGGCGGCGACCTATCAGGAATGGGTAACGGCACTCTCATGGGCTATTGAGGATGCGTCGGATGCGGAGAAAAACAGACTTTTCTATGAGAACGCTGCGGAATTCTATTCCATTTCGTTTGAATAACCGTTTTATCTGTGCTATAATTTTTTCGAATGTTCTACCTATTTTAACCCAAGTTGCTACTCACAAATTTTCGACATTTCAACAAGGTTTTCAGGTACTTTCCCCACCCCGTAGGGGTGCTATGTCTATAGAAAACGGCATATTCCAGTGATTGCACCCTGTAGGGGTGCTATGTAAATGAAAAGCGGCAACTTAGGTTATTTTATTTTAAATCTTTTTCCCGAAGAGGGGCTACCTCATGAAAAAAACAGACTTGGCACCCGAGAAACTTTCTGTCGAAGTTCCAGAATCCAAATTGCGTGGTAAAAAGACTGGGATAACACCTCGTAGCAAAGAAAGGCGTAGACCTATACCGCGTCCAAATTATACAATAGAAGAACTTTTAGCCAAGGTCCCAGAACCCAAAACTGAATCCCGAAAACCTGGCATTTCGGAAGAGACAGACACCGGACCACCAATGGGGCGGGAGGTTTGGTAACACGATAGGGAACATTATGCCGAATCAACACGAAACGACGATTACAAATCACTTGGTGAATATTCTACGAAACATGCGCCATGGATGGGAAGTCGAAACGGCTGTTCATGCTTTCATCAAAGGTAACAGCGAACTTGATGCCATTGTGATCGAACGGGGTAGAGAACCCATCGGTATAGAAGCCAAATTCGCTACTACCACTAATGCTAAAAACCTTATCAAACAAGCCGAAATAAGACTCGTTTATGAACTTGAAGCAGAATACTATACCTCAGCGAAAACCCTCAACAATGTTATGGCAATTCTATATCCCGACCGTTTTAAGACGATGCCAGGACGGGACATCACTCCACAACTCCATGAGGCGGACGATCTGCAGTATAAACTCGTCAGTACTTTCGGGAATACTGTTGGACACTTCCCAGAAAACGGGTGGGCAACCGGGACCGTGGGCGATATCGCCAACGCGCTTCACGTTGGTGCAATACCCAATTCTCAACTGGAACAAGCAGCGGAGGACATGGAACTTAGTATCAACAGAGTAGCTTCTCTACTTGAAAACGCTATCACTGAACACCGTGCCATCGGGATGAAAATTGAGACGATTCTGCACCAAGAAGTTTTCTCTAAGGATGAAAATGACGAAGAAGAAGAACTCAATACACAAACCCTCCGCATGGCGGCACTAATTATTACCGATGCCTTCGTTTTCCAAAGCTCCCTTGCAGGTAAAGCAGAAATGACATCCGTCCGTTCACTCCGTCAACTCCTACCTACAATTGATTACGCCGATGTTATCGCGGACTGGAATATTATCCTCAAGGTCAACTACCGTCCCATCTTTGAAGATGCCCGCGAGCTCGTTAAGGCACTTGCAACGGACGACAGACTGGTTAAACATATTTTAAAATTCCTATGTGAGGCAGCCAAGGACCTCATTGACACGGGCATCGCGCAGATTCACGAACTCGCTGGCATAGTTTTCCAAAAATTAATCACTGATAGGAAATACGTCAAGGCGAACTACACGTTGCCAGAGAGCGCGATACTGTTATCAACCCTCGTGATGCCTGAACTGCCGAAAGGTAAACTTCCGAAAGTAGCGGATTTTGCTTGTGGAACTGGTGCACTTCTCAACGGTGTATACCAACGCATCTTGTCTCTATATGAACAGCAAGGTGGAAATGGCAGAGATATTCACCAGGAAATGTTGGAGAATAACATCGGCGGTGCAGACATTATGCCGAATGCTACACATTTAACGGCAGCAGCCCTCGCAAGCACACATGCGGATATTAAACTTACTGATACGCGTATCCTCACCGCGCCTTACGGGCTTATGGATGGCGGTAGTTATGCAATCGGTTCATTGGAATTACTCGATGATGTGTCACTATTTGACACCGATGCAGAACAAATCGGTGGTGAGGAAAACAGGATAGTTAAACTCCAACAAGCCTTCCAGCACGGAGCCTTTGACATTGTCATACAGAATCCACCTTTTACGCGGCCTGGGGCAGACAGCAACACTGGCACCCCGAAGTCTACATTTCAAGGAATTGAGCGTCCCGAAGAAGACCAAAAAATGATGCAGGCGACGCTGAAGTCTAAAGATAGGAGAGTAACCAAAGCAACTACTGACTTCGCGCCTAATTTCGTTGACGTAGCAGACAAGAAACTTAAGCACGGCGGCACTATGGGGTTCATCCTACTATTAACGGTGCTGAGGTCCCCCATTACACAAGGAATTAGAGATATGTGGGCAACCAAATATCACAACGTCGTCGTGATAACTATGGCACAAACTGGTGCTACCGATTGTGCGTTTTCCGCTGACACAGAAAAGGCGGAATGCATTGTTGTAGCGACGAAGGGAGTAGGAGATGATACAGGGCGAGGCCGATTCGTCTGTTTGAAACAAAGACCTCAAAGCGCACTCGAAGCCATGGAAGTCGCAAATCAGATATCTCGAAACAGCAGCACGCGGAAACTCGAAGATGCTCCCAATGGTGGCGGTATTATCCCCATAGGAGACACAAACAGTGGACAAATGTTAGACTGTCCTATCAAGGATGGTGTCGCATGGGTTGCAACACGGACGCGATCAATGGCATTGCTACAGAGTGCACACAAACTTACTATCGGAAAGTTACATCTTCCTATGGAAAGAGAACCTATCCCTATTGACATTTGTCAAGTACAAGATATCGCAAAAGTTGGATCCGCTGATTCTTACAGAGAAAAGGACGGTCCATTTATCATGGTAGAAGGCTGTGAACCCAATAGCGATGGCTACGATGCATTATGGAAAGTTGACGCGCCGTTACAACGCTCCATGATTGCCACACCAGACTATAAAGCGATACCCCGTTCAAATGAGAATGCTATGGTTAAACGAGTCTTAGACTGTTTCAGCAAAACGCATTATCATATTAATCTGAGATTCACCGCAAACTCAATTATATCTTCCTTCACTGAGGATACTTCCATCGGTGTCCGTTCGATGATAAATGTTTTGCTCAACGATCCGCGGCACGAAATTGCGTGGACCCTGTGGTGTAACTCGACGTTAGGCTTTTTCTGTCACTGGTTACACAGCAGTAAGCAGGATATGGGACGCGGGACGCTGCGCCAGCAGACATTAGAGACCCTCCCAACACTGGATGTGCACACCCTCTCTAATAAACAGTTAGCGAATGCTGATATTCTCTTTGAGCGGTTGAAGTATAAGCGGATGCTACCTGTCAACGAGTGTGACCATGACCCTGTCCGACACGAATTGGATACAGATTTGTTAACAGAGGTGCTTGGTATCAAGAGTCTCGGTATTCTCACAGCCATGCAGACCTTGCGTGAAATGCTCTGTGCTGAACCGAGTATCCACGGCGGAAAGAAGTCTAAGT
The DNA window shown above is from Candidatus Poribacteria bacterium and carries:
- a CDS encoding tetratricopeptide repeat protein codes for the protein MKKFIIAEICVVLALIVGFWLGRFTSGDTSYENYYDNADKAWTAAQSIDNPPITLDEPDKSRLRKVRAAYREVFDKYPDSLWADDAIYQLASRIPRTDEEAFALFRRLINNYPDSEWADDSMYAIAFASYQIADQLKKTGTLESIDAYYDRALALYNQLTVVYPGSELSDQAEFNKAMCYYGKGELNLALAQFDALREPFSDSPLLYQILYVTGEIYLKKQEYEEARVEFTNVVDAGDPDLAPLASFGIPQTYLAEGKYQEAIDGYQTVIDLYPDAKVGQDAYFYMGWAYERLGKYDEAIARLEEAIDLYPRNENAANSQIYIGQIAYANNDMASAIDAYQKVADNSGYDYDTRRAAQYSVGKIHEDGGDTDLAADAYQKLITGFPEPHKEATHPSNNINENYIQNLRSTGL
- a CDS encoding amidohydrolase family protein → MLKIIDTHQHLWDTANLEYPWLEGFDLLGKRYTAEDYREAIGHLNVVRSVHVEGDPAEVDVVKEVEWLTEISETDGMIGAIAAAAPLEKPNAEAILEQLTGFGLVVGVRRMAWHHPDPQFYATPELINGVKLLTKFDLSFELCANQAQLPAAIELVKATPDVRHALNHCGGPDIKGGQFEPWATHINALAAFENVHCKVSGIVTTASENWTREELKPYIQHLVEAFGYERLMFGSDWPVCTLAATYQEWVTALSWAIEDASDAEKNRLFYENAAEFYSISFE
- a CDS encoding SCP2 sterol-binding domain-containing protein is translated as MRNTLLICCDYADTPHWRCVGDRPRGKIISRIFVRLRIKRYLLGNFITKHFEWIDSHFLFDFQSIIQYAIPQTMAIFETPDQLYSYISELFEEIATLPEAKEALKSLTLNVQFNYSAPDCKMTLTVANGEYTIARGTRDGILTDVELTMTGDVAYKFWTGELNVMGAITTREIGVIGSLGKVMRLAPLIKTAVRYNRERETGFDS
- a CDS encoding zinc metallopeptidase, with the translated sequence MFLGFFDPLYFVFLAPGLALSLYATFRTKSTFSKYSQVGSRSGLTGAQAADLMLKRHGVSGVRIERSGGWLSDHYDPGQKALRLSDDVYSSQSLSAIGVACHEAGHAMQDAHGYAMLNLRTALVPATNFSSMASYILIMVGFFIQPFLLLGVGLFAVGVVFSLITLPVEWDASKRAKVAMDEAGMLSPEENRHASKVLNAAFLTYLAAAVTSLLTLLYYLFRLGLLGGSDE
- a CDS encoding methylated-DNA--[protein]-cysteine S-methyltransferase, with amino-acid sequence MRINPFKVFRDEISKEIPFDAQSYENARNYFASRTIAYASPMGCIGIVAADQESVSHVFFTDNFPFGEPSPIQRQYPVLTYAQGLLDRYFAGEPFDASVIPIRVDWGTDFQNGVWKTIRQIPYGEVRSYKWVAEQVGRPKAVRAVGSAVGANAAVILNPCHRVVRSNGALGGYGGGLERKRQLLVLEGHPIEQLG
- a CDS encoding phytanoyl-CoA dioxygenase family protein; the encoded protein is MSDNLLEVVKPHVTQLREEGWCVLENAIPADVVDEVREEVETSESDYNEFRKEHGVWGRNVISFMPKFAAHLANERVLTTIQQLLGPQVRISQTEYKIRPPHYELVRAYHSDFPYDLNQKWHIPQPFPTAVIGITTLWMLSEFTTENGGTWIVPKTHVDLRNPRGKEDNIGDRNPIDGEMQAVGSAGSVLIMDSRIWHSNAENPSAGKRTAVVVRYAPWWLNLELFGANTATIPGETFDKLPDDVKLLYEHRAENREPTVWI
- a CDS encoding VOC family protein — translated: MLNCSMSTVQKTGNRLSGSKFLFTKLKELRRAPMSTTLVHIGVRTTDLEKSIRFWRDALGLRVFSTMNGCYDLTDGYHNFRVFQHSGPDRPKHVGGMLDYLHIGVRVPNLREAAQRCEDLGFTITWEGLGGDKPYDPNSDELPSEAFKIEDPDSIVVDITEQDDQWPGVDIDSKS
- a CDS encoding aminotransferase class I/II-fold pyridoxal phosphate-dependent enzyme, whose translation is MTSQKSLGKATQAIHAGEARTSATEKTGMPLLPPIYQNSTFRFATAAECAEAFRDEESGYVYTRWGNPTQDVLEQKLAVLEAGEAALATASGMGAVSTALLTALAEGGHVVAMENLYSATFQILNEEFPRFGIETTFVDATDPTQIERAIRADTKVLYLESPTNPLLKLVDLQTVTEIAKAHGLTSIIDNTFATPCGQQPITFGIDVVVHSMTKYMSGSGAVIAGAIIGKKEFIVRAKEGALRNFGAVISPFNAWLTLHGLTTLPLRFTRHSENAARVAAFLETHPTVAWVRHPSLPSHPQHELAKRQMDAFGGMITLDLKGGRPAGEHLVDHLQLCSLAVSLGDVRTLICHPASTTHSHVPAEIRRRTGIKDGLVRISVGLEDAEDIIADLGRALESCTP